The Deinococcus wulumuqiensis R12 genome has a window encoding:
- a CDS encoding phage tail protein: MSGPEPYLPALQRLMRLNPVDYQDEGTQQHLRALAAPLDDVAGRAYAVALARLVQYAPEDALLQLGAERRIRRYPDEPLDTYRRRVAGAWEFWRQAGTLPGLVLALRQAGYLATVTEHFRDPDPAHWAEFSVFISPLFAPTGGGTWGAGQTWGSPNYWGYRLEGLPFDGVLELIRDVKPAHARLRRLLYSPGRHIWGGTDRWAQGVKAQPWNSPWGTPPVVFPPPGERETLWGQGRPETIYEYEGAPAYAEDH; the protein is encoded by the coding sequence GTGAGCGGCCCTGAGCCGTATCTGCCGGCACTGCAACGCCTGATGCGCCTGAACCCGGTGGACTACCAGGATGAGGGCACGCAGCAGCACCTGCGGGCACTGGCCGCGCCACTTGACGACGTGGCTGGCCGGGCTTATGCCGTCGCGTTGGCCCGACTGGTGCAGTACGCACCAGAGGACGCCCTGCTGCAGCTCGGCGCCGAGCGGCGCATTCGGCGCTACCCCGACGAGCCGCTGGACACCTACCGCCGCCGGGTGGCCGGGGCCTGGGAATTCTGGCGACAGGCGGGCACGCTGCCGGGGCTGGTGCTCGCGCTGCGGCAGGCGGGCTATCTCGCCACCGTGACCGAGCACTTCCGTGACCCGGACCCCGCGCATTGGGCTGAGTTCAGTGTGTTCATCTCGCCGCTGTTCGCGCCGACGGGCGGCGGCACCTGGGGCGCGGGTCAGACATGGGGCAGTCCCAACTACTGGGGCTACCGATTGGAGGGCCTACCGTTCGACGGCGTACTGGAACTCATCCGCGACGTGAAGCCCGCTCACGCCCGCCTGCGCCGCCTGCTCTACAGCCCTGGCCGGCACATCTGGGGCGGTACGGACCGTTGGGCGCAGGGCGTAAAAGCACAGCCCTGGAACAGCCCCTGGGGGACGCCGCCCGTGGTTTTCCCGCCGCCGGGAGAGCGCGAAACCCTGTGGGGCCAGGGCCGACCCGAAACCATCTACGAATACGAAGGAGCACCTGCTTATGCCGAAGACCATTAA
- a CDS encoding acetyltransferase has product MTPEYDSNALRLPLVIVGPGGLGRELHQLVRDINRSAGGAEPWDMVGWLDGNAVTHGTQVHGLSVLGDLDWLRDHPNTYVVVGIGAPPTRRKVVEKIKALGHTRFATLIHPTAVIGDEVEIGEGTVICANVTTTTDYKIGCHVLINIMATVAHDDVLHDYVTIAPAAVISGNVTIGEGTDLGTNATVNQGIEIGAWSIIGSGAVVTKALPANCTAVGAPAKPIKKRPEGWHL; this is encoded by the coding sequence ATGACACCAGAGTACGACAGCAATGCCCTTCGTCTACCCCTCGTCATCGTCGGCCCCGGCGGGCTGGGCCGCGAGCTGCATCAGCTCGTGCGGGACATCAACCGCAGCGCTGGGGGGGCGGAGCCTTGGGACATGGTCGGCTGGCTCGACGGTAACGCAGTGACGCACGGTACGCAGGTGCATGGCCTTTCGGTCTTGGGCGACCTCGACTGGCTCAGAGATCACCCGAACACCTATGTGGTGGTCGGCATCGGCGCCCCGCCCACGCGCCGAAAGGTCGTGGAGAAAATCAAGGCGCTGGGGCATACGCGCTTCGCCACTCTGATTCACCCAACCGCCGTGATTGGTGACGAGGTCGAGATTGGTGAAGGCACGGTCATCTGCGCCAACGTGACCACCACGACTGACTACAAAATTGGGTGTCATGTGCTGATCAACATCATGGCAACGGTGGCCCATGACGACGTGCTTCACGATTACGTGACCATTGCACCCGCTGCTGTCATCAGCGGCAACGTAACCATCGGGGAAGGCACCGACTTGGGAACCAACGCGACGGTCAATCAGGGCATAGAGATCGGTGCCTGGAGCATCATCGGCTCGGGGGCAGTGGTCACCAAGGCTCTGCCCGCCAACTGCACGGCAGTCGGCGCACCGGCCAAGCCTATCAAGAAGCGGCCTGAAGGCTGGCACCTCTGA
- a CDS encoding CAP domain-containing protein — MKRLLLLLALALAACSPAPQPAPAPVPAPLPAPAPVPTPAPPAAQPAEELARLINGRRASGSNCNAYYGNTRMSVLLWDAGLARAAQDHADDMAARGYFGDTPDFPPLNATRRAQRAGIGYAFSHAYLTGDTAAQAFAHAEQAPDFCRGAYFPDLSHVGVGRSAAGWVVIFGQQ, encoded by the coding sequence ATGAAACGACTTCTGCTCCTACTCGCCCTTGCCCTCGCCGCCTGCTCTCCCGCCCCCCAGCCTGCCCCGGCGCCCGTACCTGCCCCTCTCCCGGCCCCGGCCCCGGTGCCGACGCCTGCGCCCCCGGCGGCTCAGCCCGCTGAGGAACTGGCGCGGCTCATCAACGGCAGACGGGCCAGCGGAAGCAACTGCAACGCCTACTACGGCAACACCCGGATGTCGGTCCTGCTCTGGGATGCGGGACTTGCACGGGCGGCTCAGGACCATGCCGACGACATGGCAGCGCGGGGATACTTCGGAGACACGCCGGATTTTCCGCCGCTGAATGCGACCAGACGCGCTCAGCGTGCGGGCATCGGCTACGCCTTCTCACACGCCTACCTGACCGGGGACACGGCGGCTCAGGCGTTTGCCCATGCGGAACAGGCCCCCGATTTCTGTCGTGGCGCCTACTTCCCGGACCTCTCCCATGTCGGTGTCGGGCGCAGCGCGGCGGGGTGGGTCGTGATTTTCGGGCAGCAGTGA
- a CDS encoding M15 family metallopeptidase, with amino-acid sequence MSNFDFAAAIAARPSGATKGQLVAAYGDPTQGCTRTGKGRFEPSAAFRRNMVKIPLSELPGFPDYAVPGTKISGVTFHRSVAPVFVATWAELHRRGLTGRLRTYDGATTYRHMLWNYSNPVSLHAYGAAIDFDARWNGYGIPHNQMQIDRDVVKCFEECGWEWGGRWGRSDGMHFQWTDPLPGVRQPEWRDAMAAGAPPKQRPTPAPPPDAVPGTHYLYGRCRVPYPKGQLVQEDAYRWASVATDAQGRVLLGPDGLARVVLFDDERATKKGLVK; translated from the coding sequence ATGAGCAACTTCGACTTTGCCGCCGCCATTGCCGCGCGTCCTAGCGGGGCCACCAAGGGGCAGCTTGTCGCGGCCTACGGCGACCCCACGCAAGGTTGCACCCGCACGGGCAAGGGTCGCTTCGAGCCTTCCGCCGCCTTCCGCCGCAACATGGTCAAGATTCCCCTCTCGGAGTTGCCCGGCTTCCCCGACTACGCGGTGCCGGGCACGAAAATCAGTGGCGTGACGTTTCACCGCTCGGTGGCCCCCGTGTTCGTGGCAACGTGGGCAGAGCTTCACAGGCGCGGGCTGACGGGACGGCTGCGCACCTATGACGGAGCCACCACCTACCGTCACATGCTCTGGAACTACAGCAACCCCGTGAGTCTGCACGCCTACGGCGCGGCGATTGACTTTGACGCCCGCTGGAACGGGTACGGCATTCCCCACAACCAGATGCAGATTGACCGGGACGTGGTGAAGTGCTTCGAGGAATGCGGCTGGGAATGGGGCGGGCGCTGGGGCAGGAGCGACGGGATGCACTTCCAGTGGACCGACCCGCTGCCCGGCGTGCGGCAACCGGAATGGCGGGACGCGATGGCGGCGGGTGCACCGCCAAAACAGCGCCCCACACCTGCCCCGCCCCCCGACGCCGTGCCCGGCACCCACTACCTGTACGGGCGCTGCCGGGTGCCGTATCCGAAGGGGCAGCTTGTGCAGGAGGACGCCTACCGCTGGGCGAGCGTGGCGACGGACGCGCAGGGGCGGGTGCTGCTTGGGCCGGACGGACTGGCGCGGGTGGTCCTGTTCGATGATGAACGCGCCACCAAGAAAGGACTGGTGAAATGA
- a CDS encoding MarR family transcriptional regulator, translating into MPRHPRLTDRDIPELTALVLRLVLQSPDALTVNTLSTELGESPRRIQRTLTAAEAAGWIVTRTGKERRLTLS; encoded by the coding sequence ATGCCACGCCACCCCCGCCTGACCGACCGCGATATTCCCGAACTCACTGCCCTGGTGCTGCGCCTCGTGCTGCAATCGCCTGACGCCCTAACCGTCAATACGCTGTCCACCGAGCTGGGCGAGAGTCCCCGTCGCATACAGCGCACCCTGACCGCTGCCGAGGCTGCCGGGTGGATTGTCACGCGCACTGGCAAGGAGCGGCGCCTGACGCTGAGCTGA
- a CDS encoding DUF4326 domain-containing protein → MTGQVIVHNVRHPVPEGFTPVYVGRRSSYRPQYGENFSELGNPYTMPRYTREDAISAYDGWLRLRLQTALSNRVAEMVDELISRVQTGENIALCCWCAPLPCHADTIKATLEALQDA, encoded by the coding sequence ATGACAGGTCAAGTGATCGTTCACAACGTGCGTCATCCGGTGCCCGAGGGCTTCACGCCCGTTTATGTGGGCAGACGCAGCAGCTACCGCCCCCAGTACGGCGAGAACTTCAGTGAGCTGGGCAACCCCTACACCATGCCGAGATACACCCGAGAGGACGCCATCAGCGCCTATGACGGCTGGCTGCGGCTGCGCCTACAAACGGCGCTGAGCAATCGCGTCGCAGAGATGGTGGACGAGTTGATCAGCAGGGTCCAGACGGGCGAAAACATCGCGCTCTGCTGCTGGTGCGCCCCGCTGCCCTGCCACGCCGACACCATCAAGGCCACGCTGGAAGCCCTGCAAGACGCCTAA
- a CDS encoding GIY-YIG nuclease family protein → MTCIYALLDPRDEKIYYVGKTKNLRSRYFQHLKDMTYKHAKDGSIMGRKKAWFEQLQAAGLAPEFVILEEADVDWHVRERYWITRLRSEGHPLLNTFDGGQPGGTGNLPREVPAFRWWHPERGFYDPQGGDA, encoded by the coding sequence ATGACCTGCATTTACGCGCTGCTTGACCCAAGAGACGAGAAAATCTACTACGTTGGCAAGACCAAGAATCTCCGGTCACGATACTTTCAACATCTAAAGGACATGACCTATAAGCACGCAAAGGACGGCAGCATTATGGGGCGTAAGAAGGCTTGGTTTGAGCAGCTTCAGGCGGCTGGGCTTGCTCCTGAATTTGTGATTTTGGAAGAAGCCGATGTTGATTGGCATGTGCGCGAACGGTATTGGATTACCCGCTTACGCTCCGAGGGCCATCCACTGCTCAACACCTTTGACGGCGGGCAACCGGGAGGCACTGGCAACCTGCCCCGTGAAGTTCCCGCCTTCCGCTGGTGGCATCCTGAGCGCGGCTTCTACGACCCGCAAGGCGGTGACGCATGA